ACTATCGCTGCAAGCAGTCCGGCCAGCTGGCTTCGAAGATGCGCTTCATGTCCGCGCCGTGGATCAACATGCTGGAGAGCGGCGCGTGGCTGCGCAATGCGAAGCACGCGAATGATTGCGCGAAGATCTTCAGCGAAGCTGCGGCGGAGATTCCTGGCGTGGAGTTGATGTTCCCGGTGCAGGGCAATGCAGTATTTCTACGCTTGAGCGAGGAGTTCGCGGCGGCGCTGCGCGAGCGTGACTGGACCTTCTACACGTTCATCGGTGGCGGAGCACGCTTCATGTTCGCGTGGGACTCTGATCCCGCGCGCATCGCAGAACTGCTCGAAGACATGCGCGCATGTGCAGCCGTCGCGGCGTAATAGTCTGCTTCGCCGTTAACGATCCATTTGGGCTAGGCAACAAGTGAGGCACGAACGGTAGGGCAGGGCTTAGCCCTGCCGTTTGCGTTTTAGAGAACAGGGTCTTTAGGCCCTCAGGTTGTGGCGGTTGATCGGACCATCGCCTCAGCGGCTGAAGCCGCGAAGAAGCTGGGCGACACCATGTCGGGGCTGAAGCCCCGACCTACCGTTTTTTGTGCCTTACCGAGTCATGAATCCTGCAGAGCTCTGCATGGAGTTGCGCCTTGATCGGTCAAGCGGCGACACAAGCTAGCGAAGGAATGATGCAACGGCGGCAAGAAATTCCTTCGGCTTTTCGAGCGACGGAGCGTGGCCGCACTCGGGAACGATCACAAGCTTCGCGCCGGGGATCTTCGCGGCATAGTCTTTGCCGTCCTCGAGCGGCACGACGGCGTCGTTGCCACCCCAGACGATGAGCGTCGGGATGTTGATCGCCTGCACGCGGTCGCCGACGGTTTCCTCGTCCAGCTTCATGTTCGTGCGCAGCGAGCGCTGCGTATTGCCATCGTTTGCGGTCAGCTTGATCATGAAGTTCTGGCGCACGAGGTCCGGCGTTACGAGCGATTTGTCGTAGAAAATGAAGCCGATGCCTGCGGCCTCTGCAAGCGTGCCGGGCACTTGCGGCGCGCCTTTGGAGCGAATCGCTCGATGCCCCGCAGCATCTTCGAGGATGAGTTGCGAAGGCTTCGGGAAGCCTTGCTGATAGACGTCCTTCGGTTGCAGCGCTTCGATCGTGTAGAGGCTGACGATCCAGCCGCCGAGCGACTCGCCGGCGAGCGCGAAGTGGTCAATGTGCTTCACGCGCAGGAACTCGCCGAGGAAGTCGGCGAAGGTTTGAATGCTGTAGTCGATGGCAGGCTTGTCGGAACCGCCCCAACCGATCTCGTCGATCGCAACGACATGATGATGCAGCGCGAGCGGCTTGATGACACGGCCCCAGTCAAACAACGCCTGACTACCGAAACCATGCACGAGCACCAGCGTGGAGCCGGTGCCCGCTTCGTAGTAACGAATGTTCTCGCCGAAAACCTTCGCGAACCTGGCGGGCGGAAGGTCTGTTGGCTTTGGCAGGATCGACTGCGCGGACGCAGCCGTGCAGAGAGTGGCAAACAAGAGTGAGGCAAGCAAGGTACGCAACGATTTGCGACAAAGCAACACAGCGAACTCCTACGTGATGATGTCGTGCACGACGTTGCCGGAAACATCGGTGAGTCGATAGTCGCGGCCTGCATGGCGGAAGGTGAGCTTCTTGTGGTCGAGACCCATCTGATTGAGCAGCGTGGCGTGGAAGTCGTGAATATCCACGGGCTTGTCGACGACCTCGTAGCCGTAGTCGTCCGTGGTGCCGTAGGTCATGCCGCCCTTGAAGCCGCCGCCAGCGACCCACGAGGAGTAGCTCTTCGACCAGTGTGTCCGGCCCTGTTCGTCCGGCGAAGCATCGCCGGGCTTTCGGCCGAACTCGGTCGTCCACACGACGAGCGTGTCGTCCAACATGCCGCGCGACTTGAGGTCCTGCAGCATGCCGGCGATGGCCTTATCGACTTTGCGTGCCTGCGTCGCATGCATCTTGATGTCGAGGTGCGAGTCCCAGTTGTTGTACTTGTCGCTGCCGGTGTCGATGAGTTCGACGAAGCGCACACCGC
The nucleotide sequence above comes from Granulicella cerasi. Encoded proteins:
- a CDS encoding alpha/beta fold hydrolase produces the protein MLCRKSLRTLLASLLFATLCTAASAQSILPKPTDLPPARFAKVFGENIRYYEAGTGSTLVLVHGFGSQALFDWGRVIKPLALHHHVVAIDEIGWGGSDKPAIDYSIQTFADFLGEFLRVKHIDHFALAGESLGGWIVSLYTIEALQPKDVYQQGFPKPSQLILEDAAGHRAIRSKGAPQVPGTLAEAAGIGFIFYDKSLVTPDLVRQNFMIKLTANDGNTQRSLRTNMKLDEETVGDRVQAINIPTLIVWGGNDAVVPLEDGKDYAAKIPGAKLVIVPECGHAPSLEKPKEFLAAVASFLR